The sequence below is a genomic window from Mycobacterium spongiae.
ATCCGCAGCGTCTCTACGCCCTGATAGGGGGGCACCGGGGCGCCAGGGTCGCGCAATTTGCTGACGCCGAAGTGAACCAAGAAAGCACGGATGGCCTGTTTGACAACGTCGGCGAGGGCGAGTTCGTCGGCGAGTGACGGGTCGGCGGCCAATACGGCACGGTCGAGATTGTCGAGCCATTCGTGACCGGGGTTGAGTGCCACCCAGCCGCTCTCGCGAAGCAGCTCACATATTCGCGCAGAGGGCCTTTGCCACATCATCGGGGAGATATTAATACATATTTACAATTCTCATCGGGGCATTATCAGTTTCGCTCACGGTGGAGGCGCCTTGTGTCCGGGGTCCTGCCGTGGCGGGTTCAAGGGCCGATGGTCGCCTCACCGATACCCGGTGCGCATGTCCTCGACGATGCGGGGATGTTCCAGCGTCGAGGGCTCCAGTGCGCGGGGTCCGATGTCACCGGCAAACACGGTCGCGGCTTCTAGCACCTGCGGGTTCAGGAATCGCAGCGGCGGCGCGTCCGCAGGCATGACCGGCATGGGGGCCGCTTTCCCACGGCGCGCCAGCACGAAACCCCAGTCACCGAACGTGGGCACATGGACGTGATACGGCGTCACCGAGAACCCGGCGTCGGCGATGGTCGAGACAGTGCGCCAGAACGCCATCGGTGTGGAAAACGGGCTGCCGGCCTGCACCACCATGAGCCCGTCGGCTGCCAGCGCACGCGCGGCCAGGGCGTAGAACTCAGTGGAATACAGCCGACCAAGCACGAGCGTGTCCGGGTCGGGCAGGTCGACGATGACAGCATCGAAACCACCGGAGGGGATCTGGGCGTGGCGTAGCCAGCCCATTGCGTCGTCGATAACGACGTGCACGCGGGGATTGTCCAGCGAGCCGCTGTTGGCGGTGCGCATGGTCGTGCGCGCCAATTCGATGACGGCGGAGTCGAGCTCGACCTGCACGATCGTGTCGATTCGGGGCGTGCGCAGCAGTTCGCGGGCTGCCAAGCCGTCGCCACCGCCCAAGATCAGCGCCGAGCGGGCGTCGTCGCGCAACGCGGGATAGACCAGGCTTTCGGTGTAGCGGTACTCGTCGCGGGTGGAGAACTGCAAGCCGCCGTCGAGGTAGAGCCGCAGGTCGTCGCCGCGGCGGGTGACAACGATTTCCTGATAGGCAGTGTGGCGGTAGGCGATGATGGGGTCGTCGTAGAGCTGCTGGCGGCTGGTGGTCTCGATATCTCGGGACCGCACCAGCAGCGTGACCAGCAGCCCGAACGCCGCCAGCAGCACGCACAGCGCCGTGAGCAACTGGTGGGGCGAAACCACCGGCCGCAGCAAGAAAATGGCCACGATGGCTGCGGCCACCAGGTTCACCATCCCGGTCGCCGCGGCCCCCCGGATCATTCCCAGATGGGGCAGCAACACGAATGGCCAGGCCAGCCCGCCTACCAATGCGCCCAGATAGTCGGCCGCGTTGAGGTTGGCCAACGTGCGGCCACTATCGGTCGCGCCAGCCACCCGACCGCGCTGCAACAGCGTCATCAGCAGCGGAACCTCGGCACCGACCAGGCCGCCGATCAGGGCCGTGCTCACGGCGAGCACCCAGGCTGAGCCATCCGCGGCATCCAGGAACGCGAACGCCACATAGAGCGCCGCCGCGGACACGCCGCCGATGATGCCCAGCGCCACCTCGACGGCGATGAACGTGATGGCCGCGTGGGCCAGCAGGGGCTTGATCGCCAGGGCGCCGGCCCCCAGTGCGGCAATGTACCCCGCGACGATCAGCGACGTGGCCACGATGCCGCCACCGTTGAGGCTCGTCGACAGCGTCAGCAGCGCTAGTTCGTAGACGATGCCGCACGCCGCACATGCCGCGACGGCGGCCAGCAGCAGCGCCCGCCAGCGCCTCGGAGGCTCCGGGGACCGGCCCCCTCCGGGCGCCGGTGAGGGTGTCGACGCATGGTCGGTCGGCGCATGTTCGGTAGCGGTCATGACAGCGCGGCGGCGATCACACCTCCCACCGACAGCAGCATCACCGCCGTGGCGAACGCGGCGGGATGCAGCTGCCTCGCCTCGATGTGATCACGAAAGCGACCCGGCACCGCGATCTCCAAAATGACCAGCGCCGTCCCTTGCAGGGCGACGCCGACAAACCCGTACACCGCAACCCCGAGCAGCCCTTCGCCCAGCTGGCTGGAGCTGGTGAAGATAGCGCTGATGATGACGATGGCGAGCGCGGCATACATGGCGCAGGCGAGCACGACCGCGTTGGGGCGCCGGTCGACGAACACCAGTTGCCGCAGATTTCCCGGGGTCAGCAGGTTGACCATCACGAAGCCGACCAGCAGGACAGCGAACGCGACCAGGAAGTACAAAACACTCGCGACCGCGCCGCGGATGAGCGGATCAATGGTCAGGGTGCCGAACTCGACTCGGGCCTGGTTCATGACTGTCTCCTTTGCGTGTGCGTCACCTGCGTCTACTTGCTGCCGCCCGGGCCGCCGGAGCTGCCACCGGAACCTCGCGACGGAGCTCCCGGGTAAAACCCAGGACCCAAGAAAATGAATGCGCCGTGGTTGTATCCGCCGCTAAGTTTCTCGACCCGGATGATGCACGGATAACCACCGTTGGGGCCGATGATCACGATCTTGCGTCGGAAGCGCAGGTACTCGCTGGTGCCATAGGACGCCCGCGCTGCGGGCTCCTCCTGCTTGGTGAGCGCGGCGACCACCTCCGCGCGCGATCCGCCGCAGAGGTAGTTCGTTCCGTTCACATCGCGAGATACCTCGCGATAGTTGGCCGCGATGTACGTGCCGATGTCCTTGCTCAGCAGGTTTATTCCAAAAATCAGCGCCACGGTGGCGGCGAGGGCAAGCGCGCCGGCAACAACAAACATGCGGTTGCGACTCACGGGTGCCACCGGCTCGTCGTGTGGACCACGGTCCCGCCACCGCCGGTCGGGTACAGGTGCCATGTGCGCCAGCGCCAGCCGGTCCCGTCGGGTTGGGCGGCAAGCGCGGTCAACGCGGCGTCATCGCCGGGGAACGTGCCGCCGAGCCAGCCGGGTTCGTGGTCGCACCGCTCGCGCAGATGGTGCGCCAGCCGCCGAAACGCCGCTTCGGTGCGTGCCTCGGTGTGAGATTCAAGGTGGTAGCCGGGCGCGTCGGTGCGTTCGGGCAGATCGCCGCCATGACTGCGCGCCGTACAGGAAACCTCCTCGGAGAAGTGGCCGTCGACGGCGACCACGTGCGAGGCGCCGAGGACTCCGAGAAACAGAGCGCTGCCGTTGGGGTGGCGCAGTCGATAACTGGCCAGCGGACGCGGCGTGGGCGCGTTGAGGGCGAGGCCGAGCACCGCTCCCGATATGTCCGCCGGAGCTACGGCGAGCTGATGAAGTGGCACCGACGCGGTCCTATGCCGAGGCCGGGGGTGCGGGGTAGACCGTGAGCTCGCCGGCTAGCACGGACTTGCCGATCGATATCTCCCACGGCATGGTGGGCGCCCAACGTTCGAATCCAAGCAGTGCGGTCTCGTCGGCATTGGCGTAGTCGACGTAGTCCATGTCGCCGCCGGCGGGTAGGCCCGTGGTGCCTTCGGTGGTATATCCGGCGCGACCGCGTTCTGATTCCCGAAAAGTGACGCCGTCGATCACGTGCTCGCCGCCGGGCTGTATCGCAAGATCCGTGCGTTTGGTCCACATCGCGAGTTCAAGGCGCCCCTCGTCCTCTTCGACGCTGAACCAGATCGGCTCGTCCCCGCCTTCCAGCAGATGCTCCCACCACACGAACGGGCCTTCGCGAAAGGTGACCGATCCACGAACGACGTAGTCGATCCCGCCGTAGCTGACAATCGCGCCGGG
It includes:
- a CDS encoding DUF350 domain-containing protein; this translates as MNQARVEFGTLTIDPLIRGAVASVLYFLVAFAVLLVGFVMVNLLTPGNLRQLVFVDRRPNAVVLACAMYAALAIVIISAIFTSSSQLGEGLLGVAVYGFVGVALQGTALVILEIAVPGRFRDHIEARQLHPAAFATAVMLLSVGGVIAAALS
- a CDS encoding DUF2617 family protein, which produces MPLHQLAVAPADISGAVLGLALNAPTPRPLASYRLRHPNGSALFLGVLGASHVVAVDGHFSEEVSCTARSHGGDLPERTDAPGYHLESHTEARTEAAFRRLAHHLRERCDHEPGWLGGTFPGDDAALTALAAQPDGTGWRWRTWHLYPTGGGGTVVHTTSRWHP
- a CDS encoding DUF4247 domain-containing protein, with product MSRNRMFVVAGALALAATVALIFGINLLSKDIGTYIAANYREVSRDVNGTNYLCGGSRAEVVAALTKQEEPAARASYGTSEYLRFRRKIVIIGPNGGYPCIIRVEKLSGGYNHGAFIFLGPGFYPGAPSRGSGGSSGGPGGSK
- a CDS encoding polyamine aminopropyltransferase, encoding MTATEHAPTDHASTPSPAPGGGRSPEPPRRWRALLLAAVAACAACGIVYELALLTLSTSLNGGGIVATSLIVAGYIAALGAGALAIKPLLAHAAITFIAVEVALGIIGGVSAAALYVAFAFLDAADGSAWVLAVSTALIGGLVGAEVPLLMTLLQRGRVAGATDSGRTLANLNAADYLGALVGGLAWPFVLLPHLGMIRGAAATGMVNLVAAAIVAIFLLRPVVSPHQLLTALCVLLAAFGLLVTLLVRSRDIETTSRQQLYDDPIIAYRHTAYQEIVVTRRGDDLRLYLDGGLQFSTRDEYRYTESLVYPALRDDARSALILGGGDGLAARELLRTPRIDTIVQVELDSAVIELARTTMRTANSGSLDNPRVHVVIDDAMGWLRHAQIPSGGFDAVIVDLPDPDTLVLGRLYSTEFYALAARALAADGLMVVQAGSPFSTPMAFWRTVSTIADAGFSVTPYHVHVPTFGDWGFVLARRGKAAPMPVMPADAPPLRFLNPQVLEAATVFAGDIGPRALEPSTLEHPRIVEDMRTGYR
- a CDS encoding DUF4178 domain-containing protein, with translation MGSLLVMLAIALFIAAIVVLIKASRRPRTSDRPDRRSQRQDPLSFNAMPQFGPRQLGPGAIVSYGGIDYVVRGSVTFREGPFVWWEHLLEGGDEPIWFSVEEDEGRLELAMWTKRTDLAIQPGGEHVIDGVTFRESERGRAGYTTEGTTGLPAGGDMDYVDYANADETALLGFERWAPTMPWEISIGKSVLAGELTVYPAPPASA